The Candidatus Neomarinimicrobiota bacterium genome includes a region encoding these proteins:
- the lptC gene encoding LPS export ABC transporter periplasmic protein LptC — MTKGIGRIVLLAAVVLMCACRESPVVKQRGSSKDMYPDHESWESTIVISRGVYLVAVANSQRMIKYNDRNLAHLIGQVNVDFYDERGQHMSHLSADSADVNSQANTMSAFGQVVIRSDSGLVLQTETLRWDDKYDMVTTQDTVLFSTLEGDTLYGVGFESDVDLTHWKIYQPWGVTERDFGVRD, encoded by the coding sequence TCTTAGCTGCGGTGGTGCTCATGTGCGCTTGCCGGGAGTCGCCGGTAGTCAAACAGCGGGGCAGCTCCAAGGATATGTACCCCGATCATGAAAGTTGGGAGAGTACCATTGTCATTTCCCGAGGGGTCTATTTAGTGGCGGTGGCGAACTCTCAGCGGATGATTAAGTATAATGACCGGAACCTGGCGCACCTCATCGGTCAGGTAAATGTCGATTTCTATGATGAGCGTGGTCAGCATATGAGTCACCTTTCCGCCGACAGCGCCGATGTGAATAGTCAGGCCAATACGATGAGCGCGTTCGGGCAGGTGGTCATCCGTTCGGATAGTGGGCTGGTACTGCAAACGGAAACCTTGAGGTGGGATGACAAGTACGATATGGTCACAACCCAGGATACGGTCTTATTTAGCACCCTTGAAGGTGATACGCTTTATGGTGTCGGTTTCGAATCGGATGTGGACCTGACCCATTGGAAGATCTACCAGCCGTGGGGAGTAACGGAGCGGGATTTTGGTGTCAGGGACTGA